A single region of the Thermococcus paralvinellae genome encodes:
- a CDS encoding DUF4152 family protein encodes MRIVSADTGGAVLDEDYEPIGLIATAAVLVEKPYKTATMSIVKYADPFNYDLSGREAIKDEVFLAMKLAKKVKPDVIHLDSSLGGIELRKLDDPTIDALRISDRGKAIWHELSKDLQPLAKRFWEDTGIEILAIGKDSVAVRIAEIYAGIYSAKWAVEHAKKEGNIKIGLPRYMRVEIHESRIYGESLDPREGGLYGEIESNNEGIGWELYPNPVARTFMVLEIWKE; translated from the coding sequence ATGAGGATAGTTTCAGCTGACACTGGAGGGGCTGTGCTGGATGAGGACTATGAACCAATAGGACTGATAGCAACCGCCGCTGTGCTCGTTGAAAAACCCTACAAAACAGCAACAATGAGCATAGTGAAATACGCTGATCCATTTAACTATGACCTAAGTGGAAGAGAGGCAATTAAAGATGAAGTATTTCTAGCCATGAAGCTCGCTAAAAAAGTTAAACCAGATGTGATTCATTTAGATTCAAGCTTGGGCGGAATAGAACTCAGAAAACTTGATGACCCAACAATAGACGCATTAAGAATCTCAGATAGAGGCAAAGCAATATGGCATGAGCTGAGTAAAGACTTGCAGCCTTTAGCAAAGCGATTTTGGGAAGATACCGGGATAGAGATTTTGGCAATTGGAAAAGACAGCGTAGCTGTTAGGATTGCAGAAATTTACGCTGGAATTTATTCAGCAAAATGGGCAGTTGAGCATGCAAAGAAAGAGGGCAACATAAAGATAGGTCTCCCGAGGTACATGAGAGTTGAAATCCATGAAAGCAGAATTTACGGTGAAAGCTTAGATCCCAGAGAAGGTGGATTGTATGGAGAGATAGAGTCGAATAATGAAGGAATTGGCTGGGAGCTTTATCCCAACCCAGTAGCTAGGACTTTCATGGTTTTAGAGATATGGAAAGAATAA
- a CDS encoding MFS transporter: MNKEKKIFGISWNVFLLGIVSFLNDMSSEMIAPIVPAYLTEVLKIGKLASGSIMGLIESLSSLFKVIFGYISDKFRQRKVFVILGYTLSTISKGALAFTHSWWDFLGLRIIDRVGKGIRTAPRDALIAESTEKGKTGKSFGFHRMMDTMGAFAGPLVAIGLLALFSKYPIDVAYRRIFLLSALPGALSILIIIFLIKDTGAEVKKKIKGISALKSRNLKLFLLVVAIGALGRYSYAFTMWKAQELGYSVVQSLGFYALFNAIYALSAYPIGVYSDKVSKKAVITAGFGVATLAALTFAYAKTLWMLLVGFILYGVYLAIEDTIPRAYMADLAKDFEKGTIIGAYHTVFGFFVFPASVIAGWLWQSYSLKYSFLYAAAMSALAMMLMMLVKEE; the protein is encoded by the coding sequence ATGAATAAAGAGAAGAAAATCTTTGGAATAAGCTGGAATGTATTTCTGTTAGGTATTGTTAGCTTTCTCAATGATATGAGCAGCGAGATGATTGCACCGATTGTTCCGGCATATTTAACTGAAGTTTTGAAGATTGGGAAGCTTGCGAGTGGTTCTATAATGGGTCTCATTGAGAGCTTAAGCTCTCTCTTTAAGGTTATTTTTGGGTATATCAGTGATAAATTCAGGCAGAGGAAGGTTTTTGTGATTCTAGGCTACACTCTTTCAACAATCTCGAAAGGTGCTCTGGCTTTTACACACTCATGGTGGGATTTTTTAGGCTTAAGAATTATTGATAGGGTGGGAAAAGGTATCAGGACAGCTCCAAGAGATGCTTTGATAGCTGAGTCAACTGAAAAGGGAAAGACGGGTAAATCCTTCGGCTTTCATAGGATGATGGACACCATGGGAGCCTTTGCTGGGCCGTTAGTTGCCATTGGACTTTTGGCTTTATTCTCTAAGTATCCAATTGACGTTGCCTACAGAAGGATTTTCCTTTTATCAGCTCTTCCTGGTGCGTTGAGCATCTTGATAATAATCTTCCTTATAAAGGACACTGGGGCAGAAGTTAAGAAGAAAATCAAAGGAATTTCAGCATTGAAGAGCAGAAATTTGAAGTTATTTTTGCTTGTAGTTGCTATCGGAGCTCTTGGAAGATACAGCTATGCCTTTACAATGTGGAAAGCTCAGGAGCTTGGCTACTCGGTTGTTCAAAGCTTGGGCTTTTATGCTCTCTTTAATGCTATTTATGCGTTGTCAGCTTACCCGATAGGTGTTTACTCGGACAAAGTTAGCAAAAAAGCAGTTATAACAGCTGGATTTGGTGTTGCAACATTGGCAGCTTTAACATTTGCATATGCAAAAACTTTGTGGATGCTCTTAGTTGGATTTATTCTTTATGGTGTCTATCTGGCTATTGAGGACACTATTCCAAGGGCTTACATGGCAGATTTAGCTAAGGACTTTGAGAAAGGAACTATAATTGGAGCATATCATACAGTCTTTGGGTTCTTTGTCTTTCCGGCATCGGTAATTGCAGGCTGGCTGTGGCAGAGCTATTCGCTGAAATACAGCTTTCTTTATGCAGCAGCAATGAGTGCATTGGCTATGATGTTGATGATGTTAGTTAAGGAGGAGTGA
- a CDS encoding PaaI family thioesterase, producing MMQRTHNLTSKRLVGEPIKIEEGYAEVKLKTIDEMKVDEYGLVHGGFTFGLADYAAMLAVNEPTVVLGKAEVKFTKPVKVGDELLAKAKLVEDLGRKKVVHVEVFNQRNEKVLEGKFHCYVLEKHVLEP from the coding sequence ATAATGCAGAGAACCCATAACTTGACTTCTAAACGATTGGTTGGGGAGCCTATAAAGATTGAAGAGGGATATGCAGAAGTTAAGCTGAAGACTATTGATGAGATGAAAGTTGATGAATATGGATTAGTTCACGGCGGCTTTACCTTTGGGTTGGCAGACTACGCTGCAATGCTTGCTGTAAATGAGCCAACAGTTGTTTTGGGAAAGGCTGAAGTAAAGTTCACAAAGCCCGTAAAAGTTGGAGATGAACTTTTAGCTAAAGCAAAACTTGTGGAGGATTTAGGCAGAAAGAAAGTAGTCCACGTTGAAGTTTTCAATCAGAGAAACGAGAAAGTGCTGGAAGGGAAATTTCACTGCTACGTTTTAGAGAAGCATGTGCTTGAGCCTTGA
- a CDS encoding DHH family phosphoesterase translates to MAVKDCPECHGTGKVKAGEKECEVCNGWGYVPADFKLDEHLKGYKNLDYFGVDEDVDEIPCPECHGKGVVPVYDICPNCGGTGRVLACDICGKVKEPWEPGMETTWVCPECERKFKIVYILDKTCDYEDVEIGKIYKGVIDRVERFGVFVKLNPHVVGLIKRKDLLGGKEYKPGMEILVQVLDVRPEKREIDFIESALRQYKEVAVRKELPVTPIEELSEELAGKTVRIRGKIIQVQVTGGPTVFTITDGTGITWAAAFEAPGVRAYPNINVGDIVEIIGKVSFHAGEIQIEISDMSRLWGPEAAEVKKRIEEELDKKAQPEDVGFLVESEVLEKLKPKIMKAAFIIRRAIYEGRPILLRHHADTDGYVSGLALESAIVPLLKEVSPDPEAEWHLFKRRPSRAPFYELEDVLKDIIFAVEDSMKFGEPLPLVVIVDNGGTTEDIPAYRRLKAYGVPIVVVDHHDPRDFISEDKAAVDEWVDVHINPHLVKRGYYELTAGMLATELARFINPKVEDKIKHLPAIAGTGDRSKAPEFEQYLKIAKEAKGLEEEDLKKIAEVIDHEAYYWKFMDGRGIIEEILLLTGNLQRHRKLIDAIYPEVKAKQEKALKASLPHVKSIVLPNGIRFNTIDIELYAPKFEYPSPGKLSGLIHDYFKEKYGEDSPILTLAYGPDFAVIRASDGMAAYGFDLNEIIKVLQEKLPDAGVEGGGHSYAGSIKFFEGKRKEVLEEFAKQVVKLKKNA, encoded by the coding sequence ATGGCAGTTAAGGATTGTCCAGAGTGTCATGGAACTGGAAAAGTAAAAGCAGGCGAGAAGGAGTGTGAGGTCTGCAACGGATGGGGTTATGTACCAGCCGATTTCAAGCTTGATGAGCATCTGAAAGGTTACAAAAACCTTGATTACTTTGGTGTTGATGAAGATGTGGATGAAATACCTTGTCCTGAGTGTCACGGAAAAGGTGTCGTGCCAGTTTATGACATATGCCCAAACTGCGGAGGGACTGGGAGAGTTTTAGCTTGTGACATATGTGGAAAAGTAAAAGAACCCTGGGAACCGGGCATGGAAACGACTTGGGTCTGCCCAGAATGTGAGAGGAAATTTAAGATTGTCTACATCCTTGATAAGACATGTGACTATGAAGATGTTGAAATCGGAAAGATTTACAAGGGTGTTATTGACAGAGTGGAGCGCTTTGGTGTTTTTGTTAAGCTCAATCCTCATGTTGTGGGTTTAATCAAACGTAAAGATCTACTTGGAGGCAAGGAATACAAGCCTGGAATGGAAATTCTAGTGCAAGTTTTAGATGTTAGACCCGAGAAAAGGGAGATAGACTTTATAGAATCAGCATTAAGACAGTACAAGGAAGTAGCCGTAAGGAAAGAGCTCCCTGTTACCCCAATTGAAGAGCTCAGCGAAGAATTAGCCGGAAAGACAGTGAGAATAAGGGGCAAGATAATACAGGTTCAAGTCACGGGTGGCCCAACAGTTTTCACAATAACTGATGGAACTGGCATAACATGGGCAGCTGCCTTTGAAGCCCCAGGTGTGAGAGCTTATCCGAACATAAACGTTGGGGATATAGTTGAAATAATAGGAAAAGTGTCATTTCATGCTGGTGAAATTCAGATAGAGATAAGCGATATGTCAAGACTGTGGGGACCTGAGGCAGCTGAAGTCAAGAAGAGAATTGAGGAGGAGCTTGACAAAAAAGCACAGCCGGAAGATGTGGGCTTCTTGGTTGAGAGCGAAGTTCTTGAAAAGCTTAAACCAAAAATAATGAAGGCTGCTTTCATTATCAGGAGAGCAATCTATGAAGGAAGACCTATTCTGCTTAGGCACCACGCAGATACAGATGGTTATGTCTCTGGATTAGCTTTGGAGAGTGCTATAGTTCCTCTCTTAAAGGAGGTATCACCAGACCCAGAGGCCGAGTGGCACCTCTTCAAGAGAAGACCATCAAGAGCACCGTTCTATGAGCTTGAGGACGTTTTGAAAGACATAATCTTTGCTGTCGAGGATTCGATGAAGTTCGGTGAACCTTTGCCGTTAGTTGTGATAGTTGACAACGGAGGAACAACAGAAGACATTCCAGCATACAGGAGGTTAAAGGCATATGGAGTTCCAATCGTTGTCGTTGATCACCACGACCCGAGAGATTTCATAAGTGAAGACAAAGCGGCAGTTGATGAGTGGGTTGACGTTCATATCAATCCCCATCTTGTCAAGAGAGGTTACTATGAGCTGACAGCTGGAATGCTAGCAACTGAGCTTGCGAGATTCATAAACCCGAAAGTAGAAGACAAGATAAAGCACCTTCCAGCCATAGCTGGAACCGGAGATAGGAGCAAGGCTCCAGAATTTGAACAGTATTTGAAGATTGCAAAAGAGGCAAAAGGGTTGGAAGAGGAAGACTTAAAGAAGATTGCTGAAGTCATTGATCATGAGGCATATTACTGGAAGTTCATGGATGGAAGGGGAATAATTGAAGAGATTCTTCTCCTCACTGGAAATCTCCAGAGGCATAGAAAGCTAATTGATGCAATCTATCCGGAGGTCAAGGCAAAACAAGAAAAAGCACTCAAAGCTTCTCTGCCGCATGTAAAGAGCATTGTTTTGCCAAATGGAATAAGATTCAACACAATTGATATTGAGCTTTATGCCCCAAAGTTCGAGTATCCATCACCAGGAAAACTGAGCGGTTTAATTCACGACTACTTCAAGGAGAAATATGGTGAAGATTCGCCGATATTAACTCTAGCTTATGGTCCAGACTTTGCAGTGATTAGGGCGAGTGATGGAATGGCAGCTTATGGATTCGACCTCAACGAAATTATCAAGGTTCTTCAGGAGAAGCTTCCAGATGCGGGAGTAGAAGGTGGGGGACACAGCTACGCCGGTTCAATAAAGTTCTTTGAAGGCAAGAGAAAAGAAGTTCTTGAGGAGTTTGCAAAGCAGGTTGTTAAGTTGAAGAAAAATGCTTAA
- a CDS encoding DUF998 domain-containing protein, translating into MVMKSNKILKFGAVSGIALPVLFGIILTLAIFLNPWFSFYRNALSDLGSLKVPTRYVFNCGLILMGLFGILFSLATVKYFESTVMYTFTVAMIFLIAVGIFPEEYGKIHSIPATLFYIFSLVGIFYAGILLKKRGELWFSIISIVGSVVTFVLMILTIGKMGLAIPEMIGAVFILSWIVAVSYKMLKEIREKD; encoded by the coding sequence ATGGTCATGAAATCTAACAAAATTCTAAAATTTGGAGCTGTTTCTGGTATTGCATTACCAGTGCTATTTGGTATTATACTGACACTTGCTATCTTCTTAAACCCATGGTTCTCTTTTTATAGAAATGCCCTTAGCGACTTGGGTTCTCTTAAAGTCCCGACTAGATATGTTTTTAATTGTGGGTTAATTCTAATGGGATTATTTGGCATTCTTTTTTCACTAGCTACTGTTAAATATTTTGAATCCACTGTCATGTATACCTTTACAGTTGCAATGATATTTTTAATTGCAGTGGGGATTTTTCCAGAAGAATACGGCAAAATACACTCGATTCCTGCGACATTGTTTTACATCTTTTCCCTTGTTGGAATATTTTATGCTGGGATTCTTCTTAAAAAGCGGGGAGAATTATGGTTTTCAATCATTAGTATTGTGGGCAGTGTTGTTACGTTTGTTCTCATGATTTTAACCATTGGAAAAATGGGTCTAGCGATTCCAGAAATGATAGGTGCTGTTTTTATTCTTTCTTGGATCGTTGCAGTTAGTTATAAAATGCTAAAAGAGATAAGAGAAAAGGATTAA
- a CDS encoding PadR family transcriptional regulator, with amino-acid sequence MIRRILLGFMGLHILHHASKEPITGVFMIEELRRHGYEVSPGTIYPLLHKMEVSGLLKSRWEVRNGKRVRLYEITPKGLEVLEEGKKKVKELCNEILGDCDE; translated from the coding sequence ATGATACGACGCATCTTGCTTGGCTTCATGGGGTTGCACATACTGCATCATGCAAGCAAAGAACCGATAACTGGCGTGTTCATGATTGAAGAGCTGAGAAGGCATGGCTATGAAGTTAGCCCTGGAACGATATATCCGCTCTTACATAAGATGGAAGTTTCTGGGCTTTTAAAGAGCAGATGGGAAGTTAGGAATGGGAAAAGAGTCCGACTCTATGAAATAACCCCAAAGGGCTTAGAAGTTTTGGAAGAGGGTAAGAAAAAAGTTAAAGAGCTCTGCAACGAAATCTTGGGTGATTGCGATGAATAA
- a CDS encoding AI-2E family transporter, which yields MKAEFLVWGSIVIAILYLAWSTVSQLLSPIFFAAIITYAIYPIHKCLSNKLSTKKSALILTILLILIVTGITIELILIFKTVLMSFYEDVIAFISWSQTLTLPFGLTNVIQKFYAQFTPKFSEYILSYTFSIPRYLLQLVIFVVMFYYFLVNSEAIKNQIFLLLPRENKELAEKLLKRADVTLQALVRAWLLLNIAKGILMTIGFIIFRVSDFPTAIIAGFLTILFSFVPLFEGWMIWLAGAIYLFRSGNILTAILLAVYGFIFVSPVPDFTIRPKLVAKEAQLDEVMVLVGMIGGAWSFGVKGLIIGPIVLNLVVALLKEWRKVTK from the coding sequence ATGAAAGCAGAATTTTTAGTTTGGGGGAGTATTGTTATAGCAATTCTTTACCTAGCATGGAGTACAGTTTCACAATTGTTATCCCCAATTTTCTTTGCTGCAATTATCACATATGCCATTTATCCTATCCATAAATGCCTTTCAAATAAACTCAGCACCAAAAAATCAGCGCTAATATTGACTATTCTCTTAATCCTTATCGTAACTGGTATAACAATTGAGTTGATTTTAATATTCAAAACTGTTTTAATGTCATTCTATGAGGATGTTATTGCTTTTATATCTTGGAGTCAGACTCTTACTCTTCCCTTTGGGCTAACTAATGTAATCCAAAAATTCTATGCACAGTTCACTCCTAAGTTCTCTGAATACATCCTTTCATATACATTTTCAATTCCAAGGTACCTCCTCCAGCTTGTTATATTTGTTGTCATGTTCTACTACTTTCTTGTGAACTCTGAAGCAATTAAAAACCAGATTTTTCTACTTTTACCTAGGGAAAACAAAGAATTGGCAGAAAAATTATTGAAGAGAGCAGATGTAACCCTCCAAGCTTTAGTTAGAGCATGGCTTCTTCTTAACATAGCCAAGGGAATTTTAATGACAATTGGATTCATCATATTCAGGGTCTCAGATTTTCCAACAGCAATAATCGCAGGATTTTTGACAATTCTCTTTAGTTTTGTTCCGCTCTTTGAAGGCTGGATGATATGGTTGGCTGGTGCGATATACCTCTTTAGGAGTGGGAATATACTAACAGCGATTCTCTTGGCAGTTTACGGCTTCATCTTTGTATCTCCAGTTCCAGATTTCACAATAAGACCGAAACTTGTCGCAAAAGAGGCACAACTTGATGAAGTCATGGTTCTCGTAGGAATGATTGGTGGTGCATGGAGCTTTGGAGTCAAAGGTTTGATAATAGGCCCAATCGTGTTGAACTTGGTGGTGGCACTATTAAAAGAATGGAGAAAAGTTACAAAGTGA
- a CDS encoding MFS transporter — MSLEKYKGFSKDAKLVVAYSFFGWLGGNIVWFILPFYLKSLGMGFTEIGTLFSISTIVQATLLLVSGQVSVKLGYKRTILLALSLFFVARLIQVFVPIFWALALSSVIVGIAMALEWPSLIALLSGEVSEEKRHYLFTLNSALGTAGAAFGMLLGGILPKILDGINPYRRTLFFAALLILIQIALISFVSPVLGKEEKKLKLRKDLLMKIAKFSLPSALIGLGAGVTIPYMGLYFNLKFGTSLENIGGLFALQQLVMAVGMFSMPILADRIGSVKTIVSFNGSATALIIALPFAPSFLIASVIYIVRTILMNIVNPIWDAFMMKFFTKEERATSIALRSFAWTSTFGIGQYLGGIIFDRSLVLPFLITGFLYAASIVMFWMFFAGYEERVISNGTSF; from the coding sequence ATGAGCCTTGAAAAATACAAGGGGTTTAGCAAGGATGCAAAGTTAGTTGTAGCTTATTCGTTCTTCGGCTGGCTAGGTGGAAATATAGTGTGGTTTATCTTACCCTTTTACCTCAAATCCCTTGGAATGGGCTTTACAGAAATTGGAACCCTCTTTTCAATTTCAACGATAGTTCAGGCAACTCTTTTACTAGTTTCTGGACAGGTTAGTGTTAAGCTTGGCTATAAGAGAACAATCTTACTTGCATTATCCTTATTTTTCGTCGCTCGCTTGATTCAGGTTTTTGTCCCAATATTCTGGGCCTTAGCATTGTCTTCCGTAATTGTTGGAATAGCTATGGCACTTGAATGGCCTTCTTTGATTGCCTTGCTTAGCGGAGAGGTAAGCGAAGAAAAGCGGCACTATTTGTTCACTCTAAACAGTGCTCTTGGAACAGCAGGAGCCGCTTTTGGAATGCTTTTAGGCGGAATACTGCCAAAAATCCTTGACGGGATAAACCCCTATAGAAGAACTCTGTTCTTTGCAGCTCTTCTGATTTTGATTCAAATAGCCTTGATATCTTTCGTCTCTCCAGTACTTGGAAAAGAAGAAAAGAAGCTTAAGCTTAGAAAAGACTTGCTGATGAAGATAGCAAAGTTTTCACTTCCTTCAGCTTTAATTGGTTTAGGTGCTGGAGTAACAATTCCATATATGGGACTCTACTTCAACTTGAAGTTTGGAACGAGTTTAGAAAACATAGGTGGACTCTTTGCACTGCAGCAGCTTGTCATGGCAGTAGGAATGTTCTCCATGCCAATCCTAGCTGACAGAATTGGAAGTGTGAAAACAATAGTGAGCTTTAATGGAAGTGCCACAGCCCTAATAATTGCTCTTCCCTTTGCCCCAAGCTTTCTGATAGCTTCAGTCATTTACATAGTTAGAACAATCCTCATGAATATCGTCAACCCAATATGGGATGCTTTTATGATGAAGTTCTTCACAAAGGAAGAGAGGGCGACTTCAATAGCATTGAGGAGTTTCGCTTGGACATCAACATTTGGAATCGGGCAATATTTGGGAGGAATCATCTTCGATAGATCGTTAGTGCTCCCGTTCCTTATAACCGGTTTTCTCTATGCAGCATCTATAGTCATGTTCTGGATGTTCTTTGCTGGATATGAAGAAAGAGTTATAAGCAACGGTACATCTTTTTAA
- a CDS encoding MFS transporter, producing the protein MFQKFNRDAKILIALNAVGQLFLQFSFFIMPFYLRAIGYSMADMGTFFSLRTFVGALFFLFAGQISLKIGYKKSLLLGAVLGFIGRILQVTALNYYFLLLGFLLVGVNMGIRQPNFSALLSEEVGDKLRHHAFSISFGLGTMFNAVGVLLAGFMPNFLEDIFGVTPQLAYRLVLAFSFLQFLITIPALLIIKDVPVENPKIQWRRELIVKILKFSVPSAIIGLGAGITIPYMQLYFDMRFGVTLAAISGVFFFQQLVMGLGSFILPKLVDRIGPVKTITLFQSSAALLFAVFPSINIFTLAAFFYIIRSILMNIVWPINDSFMLGFFSAEEKATAVGIRRAFSTFMRGIGNYIGGFLFGISLSYPFYTTATLYIIATFVFYFFFAKYNKCLSASTCL; encoded by the coding sequence ATGTTCCAAAAATTCAACAGAGATGCCAAGATACTAATAGCATTAAACGCTGTAGGTCAGCTATTCCTCCAGTTTTCTTTCTTTATAATGCCCTTCTATCTGAGAGCGATTGGATACTCTATGGCGGATATGGGAACATTTTTCTCACTAAGAACATTTGTTGGTGCCCTGTTCTTCTTATTCGCTGGCCAGATTTCATTGAAAATAGGCTACAAAAAGTCTCTCCTCCTTGGAGCAGTTTTAGGCTTTATAGGGAGAATACTCCAAGTTACAGCCCTAAATTACTACTTCCTTCTACTTGGATTTCTCCTTGTTGGGGTCAACATGGGAATAAGACAGCCGAACTTCTCTGCTCTCCTGAGTGAAGAAGTAGGGGATAAGCTCAGGCATCACGCATTTTCAATAAGCTTTGGTCTTGGAACAATGTTCAATGCTGTGGGAGTTCTGTTAGCTGGATTTATGCCGAATTTCTTAGAGGATATTTTTGGAGTTACCCCCCAATTAGCTTATAGATTAGTTTTAGCGTTTTCATTTCTGCAGTTTTTAATCACTATTCCTGCACTTTTAATAATCAAAGACGTCCCAGTGGAGAATCCAAAAATACAGTGGAGAAGAGAGCTGATAGTGAAGATCCTTAAGTTTTCAGTTCCCTCAGCAATAATAGGCCTTGGTGCAGGTATAACAATCCCATATATGCAGCTTTACTTTGATATGCGCTTTGGAGTCACTTTAGCAGCTATAAGTGGTGTTTTCTTCTTCCAGCAGCTGGTCATGGGACTTGGATCATTTATACTTCCAAAGCTTGTAGATAGAATAGGCCCAGTAAAAACAATAACACTTTTTCAAAGCTCTGCAGCTCTGCTTTTTGCTGTCTTTCCATCAATCAATATATTTACATTAGCCGCTTTCTTCTACATCATAAGGAGCATATTAATGAACATCGTCTGGCCAATTAATGATTCTTTCATGCTTGGATTTTTCTCAGCTGAAGAGAAAGCCACAGCTGTTGGAATTAGAAGAGCATTTTCAACCTTCATGCGTGGAATAGGAAACTATATAGGTGGATTTCTCTTTGGAATATCCCTCAGCTATCCCTTTTATACAACCGCAACTTTGTACATAATTGCTACCTTTGTATTCTACTTTTTCTTTGCTAAGTACAACAAATGTTTAAGCGCTTCGACATGCTTATAA
- a CDS encoding DUF2240 family protein, with protein MKELKNAILYKGSNEFTKQELIGILVVRLRLMGVKEAKELIENALEKGIIEEKDGKLIINEEVLEKEEREEDLFGKMVAYIARKLGWSEFEVLEDIKKFSERYGNLDKKIVAYLYGIDKGIDMSKFKDKLEV; from the coding sequence GTGAAAGAGCTAAAAAATGCCATCCTCTATAAGGGTTCAAATGAATTTACAAAGCAAGAGTTAATTGGGATTCTCGTTGTTAGGCTCAGGCTAATGGGGGTTAAAGAAGCTAAAGAACTCATAGAAAATGCCCTTGAGAAAGGTATTATTGAAGAAAAAGATGGAAAACTCATAATTAATGAAGAAGTTCTTGAAAAGGAAGAGAGGGAAGAGGATTTGTTTGGAAAAATGGTAGCATACATTGCGCGAAAATTGGGCTGGAGTGAATTTGAAGTTCTTGAAGATATAAAGAAATTCTCGGAGAGATACGGGAATTTGGATAAAAAAATTGTGGCTTATCTTTATGGAATTGACAAAGGAATTGATATGTCTAAATTTAAGGACAAACTGGAGGTGTGA
- a CDS encoding nicotinamidase, whose translation MEALIIVDMQKDFMPGGALPVPDGDKIIPKVEEYIKKFKEKGALIVATRDWHPPNHISFKEQGGPWPRHCVQNTEGAKFVVKLPEDAIIISKADKPDKEAYSGFEGTNLAEMLKENGIRKVYICGVATEYCVRATALDALRYGFEVYILKDAIKGINPEDEEKVLKELEKKGAKIITL comes from the coding sequence GTGGAAGCCCTAATAATTGTTGACATGCAAAAGGATTTTATGCCCGGTGGAGCCTTACCAGTCCCAGATGGGGACAAAATAATCCCAAAGGTTGAGGAATATATAAAGAAATTTAAAGAGAAAGGAGCGCTAATTGTTGCTACAAGAGACTGGCATCCTCCAAATCACATAAGCTTTAAGGAACAAGGTGGTCCCTGGCCAAGGCACTGTGTTCAGAATACAGAGGGAGCCAAATTTGTAGTAAAGCTTCCAGAAGATGCAATAATAATTTCAAAAGCTGATAAACCTGACAAAGAGGCATATTCAGGTTTTGAAGGAACAAATTTGGCAGAAATGCTGAAAGAAAATGGCATAAGAAAAGTCTACATTTGTGGAGTTGCAACGGAATACTGTGTTAGAGCAACAGCATTAGATGCTCTAAGATATGGATTTGAAGTATATATCTTAAAAGACGCCATTAAAGGCATAAACCCAGAAGATGAGGAGAAAGTCCTCAAAGAACTTGAAAAGAAGGGGGCAAAAATAATCACTTTGTAA